The Coffea arabica cultivar ET-39 chromosome 2c, Coffea Arabica ET-39 HiFi, whole genome shotgun sequence genome includes the window ttctcaaatAACTTCTATGTTGTTTTTCCTGTTTAACTTGTATAACATTTTCCCCAagttatttttaatatttttccaAGAGCTTCTGACAATGGAAGCAGCTTAATGTACTATGTTGCCGTTCAAGTTTGACAAGGTCTCCAACTGTAAATTGCTCTGCTCTACTGCATTTATGTTCTATCCATGTTCATATGTATGTTACtttgtaaattttaattttttgtaagggGTGTTCGTGCATTTAACTtacagtacttttttttttttttttttgaaacgttAGGATGCTGATTTTCCAAAGAGAGTTTTGCAATTCGAGCGATAAtctcatccaaaaaaaaaaaaatgcctaaAGCATATGAACTAACATTTGGACCAATATTATTGTTATCATTACTAACTAAATATAAAAGGAGCACATTCAAAACAATATGTTTGTTTGGATACCatttattatttcaaataatatttcgcttgcacgataaatacatttttcaattcatttttttgtattcctaatcaattttttatctcacatacgacacatcataaaaaatgctaTAGCCATTTTTTGTTCAATCTGGTTTTGTTTGAACATGTTTCCTCCTGCTCCAGCCATTCTTTGTGTACTTTCTGAATAACTCTGCATGGTGCATGGTTGATGGTTGGTCTggttctcaaattccttcttgTTTCTTTGCTTCCATATCTGCCATAGAATATTGGCAGTGCAGTCAATGGGCTTTTACCATTTAGTCTTTTCCTAGCACTGGTGATTCTGCTCCGCCATCTTTTGAAATTGCCTTGTTGATCTTTGGCTCCATCCCATATTATTGGGACTACTTTCCAAATCTCTCTTGCTAGAGGACATTGTAGCAGTGTGTGTTCTACTGTTTCTGGTTCCCAGTGATGAAGTCAGGATTTTTTCATTGGAGGGGAGGAGCCAATATTTTTTCGAACAGaattattttaatatgttatgttcaaactaatttttatttttttaaatatatgatatcttaaaatatcaaatattaattttaattataaaggtatgtctatttcataaatatgcagtatagtcataacaaaaattaggacaaagaataacctttgattaaatatcttataacaaaacaaactaCCCAAATTgtacattatgagaagatgcttCAATATGtcatttgtgaaaaaataaaaatataactatacaatataatataactattttcaattaataaaagataaaagttatgttagcaTACCTTAAAATTTCAACCTCTTTTCTTAAAAGTAAATTGAGTTTTACAttctttcatagaactaaattcatttataattgAATCAGTACTAAATTTTGATCATCCTTTTTTTATGTACATTGTTAGatagtcattcaagaaattatcttttatcttattttggagttttgttttgattatattCACAATTGAAAATGTACGTTCTATAGTTGTAGTTGATACAGAAAGAGTGAGAACAAATATAATCAATCTGCTAATAACAGGAAATATCactcaattttttgttttcacCAAACCTTCAAGtaattatttgtatatttgtatatgagTCAACAAGAGGATAGATcactaattttaaattttttatcaattagGCTAAggtgtatatttgtatatggaccactaaagtaattatttttattttaacccattgataattatgaattgagtcttttattataatacatcaaattgggtcaatttactatggatcatcaaattatatgtttaattttttgaatgttaaataattagtacaataaaaaataaataacttttttttgaagaaaaaattaaatcaaaaggtGGCTAATTCATACACGCACAtacacagatatatatatatatatatatatatatatatatataactcggataatataaactaaaattataaaaattaggGGGGGGCCAACTTtgacttatacatatatttacatattatgaattaaaaatttcaaaacataggggggccatggcccctCTTTGGCCCCCCTGACTCCATCATTGACTGATTCCTCTCTCCTTTACACACTGAGTCCCCAATTGATGTTATCATGTGAACTATAGCATGTCTGTATATAGGTACTTTTTCTAGTTAAATctaattttatataaaaaaaacaaaaagattgtcatttttttcaaaaatttttacatttttcgtgAGCATATTTCGCAATCACTTTTATATCTAATGTGCATTAAATCATTAcacatttttctacaaaaattttaGAAGATAACAATCAAAACGGGCACGTAACATCTCTAGTCTCTCTTAAACGTGTGCTCATGATAAGTATCCTTTAGTCAAATTCTACTTTGTAATGTCATCCAAACCACATATTATGTGCTGTCTGTCTAACATGGCACTTGTTAAGATGTATTTAAagtgttatattttttaaaatataaaattaattaaaaaaaataaataaatataagagaGGGTAAACAAGTTTGaatagaaaaagtaaataaatataagaaaaataattgttagtatgtgCTGCATATATACACGCACGcgcgcgcgcacacacacacacatatatatatatatatatatatgggttaattacatttacctccctttAGGTTTGGCGAAATTATCAACTGAACCTTGAGGTTTGACAAAATAACAATTGACCCCTTGCAATAAACAGATGTTTATCAAAAACCTCCCTAACGTCTTAAGGTGTTAGAGAATCTGCTGATGTCAGCACAAAGCTATTGTGTTAACCCAAATAAATATATCCTTCTGGTGCCCATTTATCAAGACAAACtcttaacttcttttttttttcgaaataataaaaaagcattttctttttccatttctcTATGGTATACTAACAGAATTGCTGCACCttaaagggagaaaaaaaaaagactttgtTCTAATGTTTGTATTTTGAAACCGCAATtgttaaaataaaatgggaaaattaaccaaaaattgtcaaaaagaaggaacgaaaagaaaaaatgggtaggaaaaaaagaagggagtgaaataaaatctagaaaaaaaaaatcccctgAAAAATTTGCCAATACAAAGCTCTCTGTCTTCCCAACCCGGACTGCAAAATGGCCTTTGAACGCATATTCTACTCAATTGGATCCTCTCGTGGCTTCCGCTTCCATGAATTACCTCTGATACTAGTGATTAGGTGACTCGAACAAAGCATCTAGCTATTTGGAGATTGCCTGGTGATGGGTTCGCGATTCCAGGAAAATAGATGGGGAGATAAGATCCTATTCCATGCTCATTTTTCCCATGACTCCATTGTTTTGCTGCAATAGTGATGTACAGGATGACAAGTTTTGCTTCGAGTCAAGGTCCAAATTCTAGTTTAGAGTCATTTTTTTATGGTATACGCTCTATGACAATTCTAGTTTAGGAATTTGTGGTTTGAAAGGAAAATGGGTTTTCAATTTTCAGGGATTTTTAACGAAGTGAGTTTTGAGGTTTTTTGGTATTTGGCTTTTGATTAGGGAATCGTTGACGTCTCCTTCTATAGCTATAGGCTGGTTTGTTCGTTCTCCTGTGAAGTTCATGAATTCTGATGGATTTGGGTGCCAGTGGAGAAGAAGGCCACAACTGGTTACTCTTATTTGGTAacttttcaatcaatttttgcGAAACTTGAGGTTCAAATCATGATCCACTCTGAAAATTGAACTCATCCTATAACTTTGGCAAGATTTCGCTATTCAGTGGTGATAGCCAGAGGTGGAGGTGGCAGTTATGGCAGGGAATTGCCGCTTCCATGGCCAGCtactttaaaatattttaaaatttaatgaGGAAGAAGattaatataaaattaaaaagaattaaATGGATTTCTTAAAAAGTAGAAAACGGTATTTAGGTATTGTCAAATTCTTTCCTCatggaattgaaaaaaaaatatattagtcCAGTTGATACCAATTGGGCATTTAGTCTTTACACCAGTTCCATCCGAAATATTTAACAGACGTTACTTAAAAGGGGGTATCTGTTATTTGGCCAAACCTCAGGGTTTGTTTGGTAGTTTGGCCAAAgctcaggggaggtaaatgtaattaaccctatatatatatatatatatatatatatatatatgagataaattTGATGAATGCTAGTGTATCAAGACACCCGTTAGAAAAATACTATTAcgtaatactccctccgtcccactttgatagtcctgtattcctttttcatctgttccaaattatagtccactttccaattgaagaatgtagttatattttaattttcctaaaataccgttattcaatgtaagtagttattactataaacctaccctatttaatgagagttgatttttttttaccatcaattcaagttcctataaagttgtaccatatttaatgtaagggtattttagaaaaatagcaatctaaatttacttttccaataaagttaactattttttcttaaactgtgtgaaaaaagaaacaaaactatcaaagtgggacagagGGAGTATCGTTCATTAAATATAAGCTCAAACCCAATTCAATATAGGAACATTTGAGCTTTTGTTCTTCTTCTGCTGATAAGATTTACAGAGATCCCACGATGGTGGGCGTAATACAATCAATGAACTAAACATTCACGCATGATTGTTGGACGTATTTGCTGTTAATATGCTGTCTTATCTTCTATATTTTAAGAGAGTGGACATCGCATGTCTCCTTAAAACTGTTAAAGTGCTCCTAAAATTGACATAACAGATGATTTGAAGCTGTTGCTATTTTTGTAAACTGGAGTTTTgacccaaaaacaaagaaaacaaaactaccCAGAACTAAAAAAAGTATGAACACAAGATTGCATACAATTACTAATAGCCGGATAAGGTTGAGAATAAAAAGGAGtacaaggaaaatgaaaattggTAGTTTTTTGGTCAGTAACTTGTTTTCCTTGTTAAGTTGGATACGGCAGATTCTCCGTTCCATAAATAGTTGCTGAGAACAAGGATTCTATTATCACAAGATATTTCCATGAATATCTCTTCACAAAATAAAGAAGTTTTAATCGGAGAATAATCAGATTACGTAAATGATGAGCATGTCCAAAATCCGTCAATCTCTATCCTAATCATATCCCAAGAACGTTAATCAAACGTTAATTTCCCATATGACTTTGTATTGCATTAGCCTTAAATCTCTCCCTGCTGATTGCTCTCCAAGAATCTTATTAacagaagatttttttttttttttgtgcatgaGTTATCGCAACTGGTTTGTTCTACTGTAGTGTTATTCTCTCCTTTTAGCTCTTTGTTTCTTCTCAAGTTTTTGTTtaactctttctttcttctctcaaatTTCGTAGCTTGGTAAGTGGGATATTCAGCATCCAAAGTTCTCGATTTCTCTACGTTCATCAAAACACCGTTTATAAAACAGGGTTTAACACAGTTTTAaagttttatttcttctttggGTTTTGGCAAGCGATATCCTGTTAAAAAAATTGATTCCAATTGGATCCCAGAAAAGAATTAGTACTTATTTTGGAGTTTCATCTTGATTATAGTGGTTCTTGTGCTTCCCTTGCCTTCTGAAAATAAATGACCAGATCCATAACCTCTAGCATGTTGGATTTGGGCATAAGTTTGGTGGTTTTTTAGTGCTTTTCAGTATTCGCATTTGGTTGGACATGTATATAATGGTACATGCAAACAAGACTCCTACGTGAATTGTCAAAATAGCAGTAAATTCAATGTTGATGTTATTGTGAATGGTTGCATAATTTGGATGTGTAAAATTATACGGATTCTGTAAGCATGAAACTGTTGTGTATTGTTATACAGAGCTAATattaacaaaaaattaattcaGATTGTTGAAGGTATTAGTGGGAGTTAAGCAATAGCAGATTCTGGGGAATGTCAGGAAACAAAGACAATAAACTGCTTCAGCGATTATATTAACAAAATTTGTTCAATTCTGATGCATCATACATGATGAGCTAAAGGAAGTGTGTTATGGATGTTAGTCACAGCATGAGCCATTAACTCAGCTAATAACTCCATCCTGCAGAGCCATGGGCAGACATCCTACGTAGTGGTGAGGTTTATCACTTCATTTTCACAGAATGAGGCTACCTTTTAACAGGATGGGACGCTGTTGTTGCATTTTTACTcgtcctcttttctttctaatcCTCCTGGTAATTTCTGCagcattttccttttttgtttttttggctgATGCCTAAACAATTGTGTTTAGTTTTGACTGAAAATCTCAATCCAGGGAATAGCATGTTACATGGTCACGGAGGTCTGTTTGAAGATCAATCAATTTGAGCATATCATAGTTTTGCAAGCAGATGAAGCTCGCAACAAAACTATTAGAGATGTTGAAAACGCCACAAGCATGCTTCATCCGTTGAATTCTTCTGCCTTGAATCTAGCTACGGTGCTCAGTGCAAAACTAAATGGAACGGCCTTAACATTTCCTATTATCCAAGCAAATGTTAGcaagaataatttttttttttttaaatttgatacAATTTTCTTAGTTTCAGTTTTtaaaggtttctttcttttcattcaATTCGCTTAGATTGCGCCATCACTATTTCAAGCACTTACAACAATCCCGCGGGTAAAAGAGGTGGAATTCATGGGGTTGGACAGATGGGAGTTCTCCTATTACCGCAATGATGAGCAAACATTTGCATTTTTCTCGAACTCTTCAGCTCCTTCAACATCTTATACTCAGCCTGTGAACCGTGACACTGGAAAGCTGTTTGGTGAAGCAGTTGAGTCTAACTATAATATTGCATTTAACTCAACGAGATTTTTAGACGGCCCACGAGGGATACTACCATATCCTTCACTAGAGACGGGGAAGAATCAGGATCTCCTTTTCAAAAGCAATGTTCCAATGGTTGGAATGGGGCTCATTTCAATAGGTTTTCCAGCAGATGAAGTTAAAAATCAGTTTTCTCATCTAGATTTTCATGGCAGTCACTTGCACCTAGCTTCGAATGATGGCCAAGTACTTTTTGAGAAAGAGCTTGCTGATACTCAAATTTTTGTGTACAACGGAACATATTCACTGAAGTTGAAGAAACAAAATGGTGCTTACGAAGATGTAGTCAGTAATGTTTCTTGCAAGTTGGAGGATGATGCTGATCTAGAGCATTTGGATGTGAAGATCAATGAAAAGAAGCACAAATTTTATTGTTCAACTGTTGACATTGCAGGAATTGATTCAGTAAGTCCTTAATAATGCTAAATCCGTGAAAATATTATAGGAATCTTTAGAAATTGACTAATTCTAACAACTATGCATGAAGTTAGCACATACATTGCTCACAACACCATTGGGTATTTAAGCATCTTACCGTATTTATTGCATCCACTTTTTCTTGAATTGCAAAGTCACAGTCACATGATCGATGCATACGTGACTGATTAGATCATGGAAAGAACTATAgctaaaaatgataaaagaagtCGAAGTAACGCCCTTGAATACAAGTGCTCATGCTAATTGCAGACTTCTAATTGCTCATGCAAGTTTTGGTTCAACAGTGAATAAATAGTGACTAATAAGAACGTTTTGCTTCATGTTACAAAATAGGATGTCTACCCTTTTTAGATTCATGCAATTTTACAGAATTTGAAATGTCTCCCTAATGCTTATTCTTGATATTGTTTACCTTTATATATGAAATACAATTATCCTGCAGTATGCTTATCTGAATTAATCATGTgagattttttttcattttaccaGAAACCAAATTCTGATTAGATCTAATAGGCAGTCCCCTGATTATCTAAAACCAATATTGTCCGAAAGAACTGGATGAATTACTCTGCTTAACAGAATGATATAATAGCCTTACACTCAGTATGTCTATCTTTTTTAGTAGTTTTATATCCATGATTGCAGGCCATCATAGGGATTCGTCGTCCTTAACCGTCAGTCTATCATCCTGGCATACTTGATTGGAGCATAAACACTTTTTACTACATTGGAAATGCATTTTGCTTTCAACTACTTTTAGTAACAAGTTGAACTAAATCAACTGGATAATCAAATGTGTCTTAATTTGTATTTTAGGTATATGTACTGGCTTTTCCGGAAGATGGAAATGAAGCTGCTGCCCATAAAAGCAGCATGCTAGCTATCATGCTTCTTGTTCTTACGCTTGTGGGATCAGTCGTCTCGCTTTGCCTCTTCATTTTTTTGATCCTGAAAGCTGCACGAAGAGAAATAGTTTTGTGCGACGCACtcataaaacaaaaggaatCAACTCAACAAGCTGAGCGCAAAAGCATGAGCAAGACGAATGCCTTTGCTACATATAGTCACGATCTACGTGCTTCCTTAACAGCTATAACTTGCTTGATACAGCTTTGTCGTGAAGATGTCGTCCCAAATTCTCAGTTGGCAGCCAACTTGTCACAGCTAGATACATATGTACACGATCTATTAGGTAACCATTCTATTTTTCAATTCCTAATGGACTCATCAAGTTAGAAGTCTAGAGAAGTTGAAGTGAATATTGATAATATGTTGGGGCTGGATGAGTGCTCATTCAATTTCTGGTTCACTTCACTCTAGCCTGCAAGATAATTGGTTCTCAAATGTGGACATGCATTTTCTCAATTTCTTTCAACATGTATGCAATCATAATTTCTCTTTGTCCTTTGGTTATTGTTGTAGGTCTACTAAATACAGTTCTTGATAAAAGTAAAACTGAAGCTGGTAAGACAGAACTTGTAGAAGAAGAGTTTAACCTGGAACAGGTCCTTGAAGACGTTGTTGATATGTACTATCCTGTTGGCGTTAAGAAAGGGATAGATGTCatatttgaccaatgtgatttctCAATTATAAAGTTTCGCCATGTCAGGGGTGATAGAAGAAGGCTCAAAGAGATACTAGAGAATTTGCTAAGTAATGCTATAAAGTTTACGACAGAAGGCCATGTTGTTGTTCGCTGTATAGCAAGGAAAACAAGTAAAGAGAATGCTATAATTGCTTCTAACCGCAGAAGCACATTAAATTGTCTCTCAAGGTTGTGTTACAAGAACGGTGGAAGCCTACATTCGCTTGATGACATCCATACAGTTCATGAAACTCCTAATTGTATGGAATTCGTGTTTGAGGTGGATGACACAGGCTGTGGGATTCCAAAGGAGAGGCGAAAATTTGTGTTTGAAAACTATGTTCAGA containing:
- the LOC113724638 gene encoding histidine kinase CKI1; translated protein: MRLPFNRMGRCCCIFTRPLFFLILLGIACYMVTEVCLKINQFEHIIVLQADEARNKTIRDVENATSMLHPLNSSALNLATVLSAKLNGTALTFPIIQANIAPSLFQALTTIPRVKEVEFMGLDRWEFSYYRNDEQTFAFFSNSSAPSTSYTQPVNRDTGKLFGEAVESNYNIAFNSTRFLDGPRGILPYPSLETGKNQDLLFKSNVPMVGMGLISIGFPADEVKNQFSHLDFHGSHLHLASNDGQVLFEKELADTQIFVYNGTYSLKLKKQNGAYEDVVSNVSCKLEDDADLEHLDVKINEKKHKFYCSTVDIAGIDSVYVLAFPEDGNEAAAHKSSMLAIMLLVLTLVGSVVSLCLFIFLILKAARREIVLCDALIKQKESTQQAERKSMSKTNAFATYSHDLRASLTAITCLIQLCREDVVPNSQLAANLSQLDTYVHDLLGLLNTVLDKSKTEAGKTELVEEEFNLEQVLEDVVDMYYPVGVKKGIDVIFDQCDFSIIKFRHVRGDRRRLKEILENLLSNAIKFTTEGHVVVRCIARKTSKENAIIASNRRSTLNCLSRLCYKNGGSLHSLDDIHTVHETPNCMEFVFEVDDTGCGIPKERRKFVFENYVQITVAAAGQQGWGLGLGIVQSLVRLMGGEIRIVDKENGEKGTCFRFSVFLTVCNPVSTVMDEDGNHMQNGVSSSDLLHYFDLHFRYPNTRLEGSHVVLLLASKERRKISKRAIENIGIKVTVAETDKDLRRILYKIKEKMDHFQLNLLEKSESSPPDYLSASSNSNSGLNEGHSGATDGHEAHLPQRKSLNSKAVQNFILIVIDAAIGPSLEASAALSSFKKETRNLQCKVVYWDNPIIPRRNSRDVKEQRPLIPCDYILKKPLHGSGLYGVLRLLPVFHGAFPPESSIVKAEAVQENEGSSEITVPSNRLVKFSSNTELQKGRISTDEKQELQEIVIHDPAADQSSPNPLKGKSVLVVDDLEVLRRVASTRISKLGARVEVCENGKEAFDKVYKVLNDEKEINQETLPYDFIIMDCEMPVMDGYEATRLIRKEEKIHGIHIPIFALTAHAMPEEHRKIVDAGMDFHLCKPFDADKLMDAIRDIEGKFKH